A stretch of Brachyhypopomus gauderio isolate BG-103 chromosome 3, BGAUD_0.2, whole genome shotgun sequence DNA encodes these proteins:
- the parp9 gene encoding protein mono-ADP-ribosyltransferase PARP9 produces MAAMSTKAYILLSPEGIEIVKQSHYALCTALKGKFGCTAVVHNVDVPTTSSPGRANSTQPEMKYSKPLANGLKISVWKDDLTAHRVDAVVNAANEDLNHAGGLALALSKAGGPIIQQMSNQLVNQYGKVPTGKAFTTPAGNLPCKMIIHAVGPCVSPNPTRTELEKAAGLLENAVWSILELTEYNNLKSVAIPAVSSGLYNFPRDICANIIVNTVKCFSDNRTASNGSLDLRLVNNDDPTVQEMLRACMMLLGPSDHMGQWVKSEPSQTRTRTGPAYPSVDLGNITLLLKKGAIENEAADVIVNTVGRTFDLSGGQISKAILDKAGYKMQYEIRKHRIRPTEDGSVISTGAYKLNCKAVYHTVCAQKSSSYNADKILHSVVMKCLSMASKDGFSSLAFPTIGTGNLGFRNEDVSKIMMSAVQEFAQTHRGKKMDVYFVIFSQDIRAFEAFERELALLEKTSAAVTSSSTGKGSSFDDYGTTPGIELFANSHEALREAQRWTDRMLHFSRFSADVENNLIMHLGQQDHANLKSFQTIFNVFITESFRKGKCGITITGERPVAVACAAIEVESMLCQAQDVFAQTEEEDLLHSVVRWEDSLGSERVDTSTALEKAYLAGVDTVSMNGKTFKVDCRLGQAKTEQGQQLRRTCFFSLYSSMPKLTSGSYYERTPRPQPNSTETERWKKIKDCGLKIMKVEKIENYALEQLFQLNKKRVSGEPQWLYQCVTAQFCDHICRIGFQREYAPPAEQRCGAGIYFTSEVGRVLRLWENWEEDYVYIFEAQVLTGKSTVGSPELIVPPPTGSDPLVCYNSVTNDVKDVHVIFHSQQALPRFLLTCINTRTNTSTV; encoded by the exons ATGGCTGCAATGAGTACAAAGGCATATATTCTACTCAGCCCAGAAGGGATTGAGATTGTGAAACAGAGCCATTATGCCTTATGCACTGCTTTAAAAGGAAAATTTGGTTGCACGGCTGTGGTCCATAATGTAGATGTACCCACCACTTCATCCCCTGGCCGTGCCAACTCAACCCAGCCTGAAATGAAGTACTCGAAACCGCTGGCCAATGGCTTGAAGATATCTGTGTGGAAGGATGATCTCACAGCCCACAGGGTGGATGCTGTGGTTAATGCGGCCAATGAGGACTTAAATCATGCAGGGGGACTTGCTCTCGCTCTGAGCAAAGCTGGAGGTCCCATAATACAACAAATGAGTAACCAACTTGTAAATCAATATGGGAAAGTCCCCACAGGTAAAGCTTTTACTACCCCAGCTGGAAATCTTCCTTGTAAGATGATCATACATGCAGTTGGACCTTGTGTATCCCCAAACCCAACGAGGACAGAACTTGAAAAGGCAGCAGGTTTGCTAGAGAATGCTGTTTGGAGCATTTTAGAACTAACTGAGTATAACAACCTGAAGTCTGTGGCAATCCCTGCAGTTAGCTCAGGTCTCTACAATTTTCCACGTGATATCTGTGCAAACATCATTGTAAACACTGTGAAGTGTTTTAGCGATAACCGAACAGCATCAAACGGGAGCCTGGACTTACGCCTGGTGAATAATGATGATCCCACAGTTCAGGAGATGCTTAGAGCATGCATGATGTTACTGGGGCCATCTGACCACATGGGACAGTGGGTCAAGTCAGAGCCAAGTCAGACCAGGACACGAACTGGGCCTGCATACCCCAGTGTGGACCTCGGAAACATTACACTGTTACTCAAAAAGGGTGCCATCGAGAATGAGGCA GCAGATGTCATTGTGAACACAGTGGGACGTACGTTTGACTTATCAGGCGGACAGATTTCAAAGGCTATACTGGACAAAGCTGGATACAAGATGCAGTATGAAATACGAAAGCATCGAATCAGGCCCACTGAGGATGGGAGTGTTATTTCTACTGGTGCCTATAAGCTGAATTGTAAGGCAGTGTACCACACTGTCTGTGCTCAGAAGAGCAGCAGTTACAATGCTGATAAG ATTCTTCATTCGGTGGTCATGAAATGTCTTAGCATGGCCAGTAAAGATGGCTTCTCGTCGTTAGCTTTCCCCACTATTGGCACTGGCAACCTTGGCTTTCGGAACGAAGACGTTTCTAAGATAATGATGAGTGCAGTACAAGAATTTGCCCAGACCCACAGAGGGAAGAAAATGGACgtatattttgtcattttttcaCAAGACATACGTGCATTCGAG GCTTTTGAACGGGAATTGGCTTTACTGGAGAAAACGAGTGCTGCTGTCACCAGTAGTTCCACTGGCAAAG GCTCATCGTTTGACGACTATGGAACGACTCCTGGCATTGAGCTCTTCGCTAACTCCCATGAGGCACTGAGAGAGGCCCAACGATGGACAGACAGAATGCTGCACTTTTCTCGATTCTCTGCTGATGTGGAAAACAACCTAATCATGCACTTGGGCCAACAGGATCATGCAAATCTGAAGTCCTTTCAGACcatatttaatgtttttatcaCAGAGTCTTTCAGAAAGGGCAAATGTGGTATTACCATCACAGGGGAGCGACCCGTAGCAGTCGCTTGTGCTGCTATAGAGGTGGAGTCGATGCTCTGCCAGGCTCAAGATGTTTTTGCTCAGACAGAAGAGGAAGACCTGTTGCACTCTGTGGTCCGCTGGGAGGATTCCCTCGGCTCGGAGAGAGTAGACACTAGCACTGCTTTGGAGAAGGCTTACCTTGCAGGTGTTGACACTGTTTCTATGAATGGCAAAACCTTTAAGGTTGACTGCAGACTTGGACAAGCAAAGACTGAACAAGGGCAGCAGCTCAGGAGGACGT GTTTTTTCAGTCTCTACTCCAGCATGCCCAAGTTaaccagtgggtcatattatgaGAGGACACCCAGACCCCAACCTAATTCAACAGAGACTGAAAGGTGGAAAAAAATTAAGGATTGTGGATTGAAAATTATGAAG GTGGAGAAAATCGAGAACTACGCCCTGGAGCAGCTCTTCCAGTTGAACAAGAAACGAGTGTCAGGTGAACCCCAGTGGCTGTACCAGTGTGTCACAGCACAGTTCTGTGACCACATCTGCAGGATAGGTTTCCAGAGGGAATACGCACCTCCTGCAG AGCAGCGCTGTGGAGCTGGGATCTACTTCACCAGTGAAGTGGGGCGAGTTCTCAGGCTGTGGGAGAACTGGGAGGAGGACTACGTCTACATCTTTGAGGCTCAAGTGCTCACTGGGAAAAGCACTGTAGGTTCACCAGAACTTATTGTGCCTCCTCCGACTGGGTCTGACCCACTGGTCTGTTACAACAGTGTGACCAATGACGTGAAAGATGTCCACGTCATTTTCCACAGCCAGCAGGCCCTTCCACGGTTCCTCCTCACCTGCATCAACACCaggaccaacaccagcaccgTTTAG